The DNA segment CGCGGCTCGGTGACTCGGTATCGATCAGGATCACGTCCGGGCGCACCGTTTCGACGCGTGCGGGCAGGTCGATGGTCAGGCCGGACTCGTCGATCACCTCGAAACCGGCCTCGGTCAATGCAGCCTTGAGACGGCCGACTTTTTTCGCGGTGTCGTTGATCAGCAGAATACGCAACATGTCGCGGCCTCCGGTCAGCGCTGGACAAGCAGGGGAGCGTCGTCGTTCAGCGCGTGCAGCTTGAAGCTGCGCGCGTATCCGGTCGGATCGCTGCCGTCCCAGACCTTGCCATCAAGCAACTGGCTGCTGCGCATGTCGGTGCCCCAGGCGGCCACGCCAACCGCCGTTGCGGCATCGCGATACAGCTGCAGTTGCTGAACCTGACGGGCCACGGCGAGGTAGTCCGGGTCGCTCCGCAGCAGACCCCATCGGCGGAACTGGGTCATGAACCACATGCCATCGGAGAGGTACGGCAAGTTGACTTCGCCATTGCCATGAAAGCGCAGCGCGTGCGGGTCTTGCCAGCGATTGCCGAGGCCGTCGGAATAGTCGCCGAGAAAGCGCGGTTCGATGCACGCCACCGGCGTGTCAAGATATTCTGCTGCGCTGAGCAGGTGCGCGGTGCTGCGGCGATTTTCCGGGCTGGCTTCGATGAAGCGGCTGGCCTCAAGAATCGCCATCACCAGCGCCCGTGCAGTATTGGGGTATTGCTCGACGAATTCACGGGTGCAACCGAGGACCTTTTCCGGGTGATCGGGCCAGATGGTCTGGCTGGTGGCGAGGGTGAAACCGAGGTCCTGCTGCACCGCGCTGGCGGCCCACGGCTCGCCGACGCAAAAACCGTCGATGCGCCCGGCTTGCAGGTGCGCGACCATTTGCGGCGGCGGCACCACCACACTGTCGACGTCCTGCAACGGATGGATGCCCTGACTCGCCAGCCAGTAATACAGCCACATCGCATGGGTGCCGGTGGGGAAGGTCTGGGCGAAGGTCAGTTTTGCGCGGCTTTGGTGCACGTGGCGGTCGAGCGCTTCAGGACTGTTCACGCCGAGGTTTTGCAGACCGCGCGAGAGGTTCAGGCTCTGGCCGTTCTGGTTGAGACCCATCAGCACGGCCATGTCGGTCGGCGCGACGCCGCCGATGCCCAGGTGCACGGCGTAGATCAGCCCGTACAGGCTGTGCGCGGCGTCGAGTTCGCCGCTGACCAGTTTGTCGCGCAGGTTGGCCCAGGAGGCCTGGCGCTTGAGGTTCAGGGTCAGGCCGTAGGGCTGGGCAAAGCCCTGCGTGGCCGCGACGACGACCGAGGCGCAGTCGCTCAGGGCCATGAAGCCGAGGTTGATCGCGCTCTTTTCCGGCGCATCGCTGCCATTGACCCAGGCCAGCGGCCCGACCGTCAGTTCATTCATACATCGCCACCTCGAAAAAAAGCGCCGCCGCGGACTTTGCCCAGGCAAATCCCGTAGACGACGCCATTGTCCGTGCTCGCCGGTCGTCATTGGCCGGCGAGTTGATAACCCGGGAAGTGCAAGGCATATGCCACCGGCGCGA comes from the Pseudomonas granadensis genome and includes:
- a CDS encoding CmpA/NrtA family ABC transporter substrate-binding protein; this translates as MNELTVGPLAWVNGSDAPEKSAINLGFMALSDCASVVVAATQGFAQPYGLTLNLKRQASWANLRDKLVSGELDAAHSLYGLIYAVHLGIGGVAPTDMAVLMGLNQNGQSLNLSRGLQNLGVNSPEALDRHVHQSRAKLTFAQTFPTGTHAMWLYYWLASQGIHPLQDVDSVVVPPPQMVAHLQAGRIDGFCVGEPWAASAVQQDLGFTLATSQTIWPDHPEKVLGCTREFVEQYPNTARALVMAILEASRFIEASPENRRSTAHLLSAAEYLDTPVACIEPRFLGDYSDGLGNRWQDPHALRFHGNGEVNLPYLSDGMWFMTQFRRWGLLRSDPDYLAVARQVQQLQLYRDAATAVGVAAWGTDMRSSQLLDGKVWDGSDPTGYARSFKLHALNDDAPLLVQR